A window from Cyanobacteria bacterium FACHB-DQ100 encodes these proteins:
- a CDS encoding glutamate-5-semialdehyde dehydrogenase, whose protein sequence is MTASAASVSLTTLAQQTQNAARQLAVQPTEKRNEAIAKIADALEANAAEILAANAADCEAAQAEGISSALYARLKLDEAKLKGAIVGVRDVGKLADPIGAVQIHRELDEGLILKRVTCPLGVLGVIFEARPDAVMQISSLAIKSGNGVILKGGKEAIRSCEALVRAIHQGLTNAGIDPAAVQLLTTREETLELLKLDQYVDLIIPRGSNSFVKFVQDNTRIPVLGHADGICHLYVDRAADIGKAINIAVDSKTQYPAACNAIETLLVHSAIASEFLLEAVSAFQAKNVELRGDERTREILNIAAATEADWSTEYSDLILAIKIVDSTEDAIAHINTYGSKHTDAIVTEDVKTAQLFMNQVDAAGVYHNCSTRFADGFRYGFGAEVGISTQKMPPRGPVGLEGLVTYKYQLVGDGQIAATYSGANAKPFTHRDLSI, encoded by the coding sequence ATGACTGCCTCTGCTGCTTCAGTTTCACTCACCACACTCGCACAGCAAACCCAAAATGCAGCGCGTCAACTTGCGGTGCAGCCAACTGAGAAGCGAAACGAGGCGATCGCGAAGATTGCCGATGCACTCGAAGCAAATGCAGCAGAAATTTTGGCGGCAAATGCGGCGGACTGTGAGGCAGCACAGGCAGAAGGAATTTCTTCGGCGCTGTATGCGCGGTTGAAGTTGGATGAAGCGAAATTGAAGGGCGCGATCGTGGGAGTGCGCGATGTTGGTAAATTAGCCGATCCGATCGGAGCCGTTCAGATTCATCGTGAACTAGATGAAGGTTTGATCCTCAAGCGGGTGACTTGTCCGCTGGGTGTGTTGGGCGTGATCTTTGAGGCGCGACCGGATGCGGTGATGCAGATTTCGAGCCTTGCGATTAAGTCGGGGAATGGAGTCATTCTCAAAGGTGGGAAAGAAGCGATTCGATCGTGTGAAGCATTAGTAAGAGCCATTCATCAGGGATTGACCAATGCGGGAATTGATCCGGCTGCTGTGCAATTGCTGACAACACGCGAGGAAACACTGGAGTTATTGAAACTCGATCAATATGTGGATCTGATTATTCCACGCGGATCAAATTCGTTCGTGAAATTTGTGCAGGATAATACGCGGATTCCGGTGTTAGGTCATGCTGATGGAATCTGCCATTTGTACGTCGATCGTGCTGCCGATATTGGAAAAGCGATCAACATTGCAGTCGATTCTAAAACGCAATATCCTGCGGCTTGCAATGCGATCGAAACGTTGTTAGTGCATTCTGCGATCGCGTCGGAATTTCTGCTCGAAGCGGTTTCAGCATTTCAAGCCAAGAATGTAGAACTGCGCGGAGATGAACGCACTCGCGAAATTCTGAACATTGCAGCAGCAACCGAGGCAGATTGGTCAACAGAATACAGTGATTTAATTCTGGCGATTAAGATTGTTGATTCAACCGAAGACGCGATCGCACATATCAATACTTACGGCTCAAAACACACCGATGCGATCGTGACTGAAGATGTAAAAACTGCACAGTTGTTTATGAATCAAGTTGATGCAGCAGGCGTGTATCACAACTGTTCGACGCGATTTGCCGACGGTTTTCGATATGGGTTTGGAGCAGAAGTTGGAATCAGTACACAGAAAATGCCGCCGCGAGGCCCGGTTGGGCTTGAAGGATTGGTGACTTACAAATATCAATTAGTCGGGGATGGACAAATTGCGGCAACCTATTCGGGCGCAAATGCGAAACCGTTTACGCACCGAGATTTGTCGATTTAA
- a CDS encoding isopenicillin N synthase family oxygenase, translating to MKQPIPIADLQSFLSDDPAQQQNFVLTIGKALEDIGFFALINHGVDRTLIQRAYQLAEAFFKLPADVKLRYEDPSLNGQRGFTRLGKEHAKDYPVPDLKEFWHVGRENHLLNLDPIEVPEFRSTMNQLYAQLEHCAVKLLEACALYLEEPRSFLSDTTINADTILRIIHYPPIPQNADPASLRSAPHEDINLITLLCEATESGLELLQRDGTWRAIPNVEGQIIVDSGDMLQQLTNGLLKSTTHRVVNPGDRSRRFSMPFFVHPTSKTDLTPLQGCIDRTGGTIKFPKITAGKYLQQRLAEIGLK from the coding sequence ATGAAACAACCCATTCCGATCGCTGATCTCCAATCCTTTCTATCCGACGATCCAGCTCAGCAACAGAATTTCGTTTTGACGATCGGCAAGGCTTTAGAAGACATTGGCTTTTTTGCCTTGATCAATCATGGGGTCGATCGCACCCTAATTCAACGCGCCTATCAGCTCGCCGAAGCATTCTTCAAGCTACCCGCAGACGTGAAATTACGCTACGAAGATCCGAGCCTGAATGGACAGCGAGGATTTACGCGACTTGGCAAAGAACACGCGAAAGATTATCCTGTCCCGGATCTCAAAGAATTTTGGCACGTTGGACGCGAAAATCATCTCCTGAATCTTGACCCGATCGAAGTTCCTGAGTTTCGATCGACCATGAACCAGCTATACGCCCAACTCGAACACTGTGCGGTGAAACTACTCGAAGCTTGTGCCTTATATCTGGAAGAGCCGCGATCGTTTCTCAGCGATACGACGATCAATGCTGATACTATTCTGAGAATTATTCACTATCCACCTATTCCACAGAATGCTGATCCTGCAAGCTTACGATCGGCTCCTCACGAGGACATCAATCTAATTACCTTGCTGTGTGAAGCAACCGAAAGCGGGTTAGAACTCTTACAGCGTGACGGAACTTGGAGAGCAATTCCGAATGTTGAAGGTCAAATCATTGTCGATAGCGGTGATATGTTGCAGCAACTCACCAATGGATTACTCAAAAGTACAACTCATCGTGTTGTGAATCCGGGAGATCGATCTCGCCGATTTTCGATGCCATTTTTTGTGCATCCCACCAGCAAAACCGATCTTACGCCGCTTCAGGGCTGCATCGATCGTACAGGCGGCACTATCAAATTCCCTAAAATCACCGCAGGCAAATATCTACAGCAGCGACTTGCCGAAATCGGGCTGAAATAA
- a CDS encoding PDZ domain-containing protein codes for MEKRFIWLRSLTIIGLSIAAALLLMAAPATALTEEQKLINEVWRIIDRAYVDPTFNHKNWWALREKSLKQSMPNREATYGAISQMLAVLDDPFTRLLKPDQYRSLQTSTSGELTGVGLQIALDVETKRLKVISPIVGSPAAKSGILAGDKILKIDDVTTEGLSLDEAAERMRGVVGSHVTLTIARENGGEREFDLVRDRIEVNPVIAELRPQADGSKIGYLRLSQFNANATMEVAHAIAKLERDGVDRYVLDLRNNPGGLLNAGIEIARLWLNEGEIVYTVNRQGTIGSFEATGKALTQDPLVVLVNQGTASASEILAGALQDNGRATILGEKTFGKGLIQSLFDLSDGAGLAVTVAKYETPNHTDINRLGIQPDRIVPLDQSMTIEQIGTPLDKQYQAAIDMLSETSLVAGAK; via the coding sequence ATGGAAAAACGATTCATTTGGCTTCGCTCACTGACAATCATTGGATTGTCGATCGCGGCTGCGCTCTTGTTGATGGCAGCCCCTGCAACAGCGCTGACCGAGGAGCAGAAGTTAATTAACGAAGTGTGGCGAATTATTGATCGGGCGTATGTTGATCCGACGTTCAATCATAAGAATTGGTGGGCGCTACGAGAGAAGTCTCTGAAGCAATCGATGCCGAATCGAGAAGCAACGTATGGCGCGATTTCGCAGATGCTGGCGGTGCTGGATGACCCGTTTACCAGGCTATTAAAGCCGGATCAGTATCGCAGTCTGCAAACGAGTACGTCCGGTGAGTTGACGGGTGTCGGATTGCAGATTGCGCTGGATGTGGAAACGAAGCGACTGAAGGTGATTTCGCCGATCGTGGGCTCTCCTGCTGCAAAGTCCGGGATTCTTGCAGGGGACAAGATTCTAAAAATTGATGATGTGACCACCGAAGGACTGAGCCTTGATGAAGCTGCCGAAAGAATGCGCGGTGTTGTGGGGAGTCATGTCACTTTGACGATCGCTCGCGAGAATGGAGGTGAGCGCGAGTTTGACTTGGTGCGCGATCGCATTGAGGTGAATCCAGTAATTGCAGAGTTGCGTCCACAAGCCGATGGATCAAAGATTGGGTATTTGCGATTGAGCCAGTTTAACGCGAATGCAACGATGGAAGTGGCTCATGCGATCGCAAAACTGGAGCGCGATGGAGTCGATCGCTATGTTCTCGATCTGCGAAACAATCCGGGTGGACTGCTGAATGCGGGAATTGAAATTGCGCGATTGTGGCTGAATGAGGGCGAAATTGTTTATACCGTGAATCGCCAAGGAACGATCGGCAGCTTTGAGGCGACAGGCAAGGCATTAACTCAAGATCCGCTGGTCGTGCTCGTCAATCAAGGGACTGCCAGTGCGAGCGAGATTTTGGCGGGAGCGCTGCAAGATAACGGACGGGCGACGATTTTGGGTGAAAAGACCTTTGGGAAGGGCTTGATTCAATCGCTGTTTGATTTATCAGATGGTGCAGGGTTGGCGGTGACGGTTGCGAAGTATGAGACACCCAATCATACGGATATTAACCGTTTAGGAATTCAGCCCGATCGCATTGTGCCTCTGGATCAGTCGATGACGATCGAGCAGATTGGAACACCGTTGGATAAGCAGTATCAAGCGGCGATCGATATGTTGTCTGAGACTTCTCTTGTGGCAGGAGCGAAGTGA
- a CDS encoding HD domain-containing protein — MSFERVYHDPLHGAIALNWSDSTEALLIQLIDTPAFQRLRRIRQLGPASLTFHGAEGSRFTHSLGVMAVARRAFDRMARDYPQLAPHRTVLLCAALLHDIGHGAFSHTAEEIFGSDHEVWTRRIVRESEPIRELFDRVSPDFIDQIEAVLLKKYPLPLIWQLVSSQLDCDRIDYLMRDSYFTGASYGRIDLDRILMALRYDPVTQQLVVARKGMAAIEHYLIVRYFMYAQVYNHRKNVAATWVLLKVFEQARSQFKLGNLNADQNVKAWLNQECNQIGLAQYLATDDGTFIYHLQQWQTHEDAILADLSRRFLNRDLLKALDISQLEESDRALLLEKAQYWTDQAGFDSSVYCGLRIAVKRGYTLYDRGINIQTTAGLREIGELSALVQTLTQPIQNVWLIYLREIDTKVKNFVEKTSLSL, encoded by the coding sequence GTGAGCTTTGAGCGCGTCTATCATGATCCGCTGCATGGAGCGATCGCGCTGAACTGGAGCGATTCGACTGAGGCGCTTTTGATTCAATTGATTGATACTCCTGCGTTTCAGCGATTGCGGCGGATTCGGCAGTTAGGCCCTGCCAGTTTGACGTTTCATGGGGCAGAAGGGTCAAGATTTACGCATTCATTGGGCGTGATGGCGGTGGCAAGACGGGCGTTTGATCGCATGGCGCGGGATTATCCACAGCTTGCGCCGCATCGAACAGTGTTGCTGTGTGCAGCGTTGCTTCATGATATCGGGCATGGTGCGTTTAGCCATACGGCTGAGGAAATTTTTGGCAGCGATCATGAGGTTTGGACGCGGCGGATTGTGCGGGAGTCGGAGCCGATTCGGGAATTGTTCGATCGTGTTTCGCCAGATTTTATTGATCAAATTGAAGCAGTTTTACTGAAGAAATATCCGCTGCCGTTGATTTGGCAGTTAGTTTCGAGCCAGTTAGATTGCGATCGCATTGATTATCTAATGCGAGATAGTTACTTTACTGGGGCATCTTACGGGCGGATTGATCTCGATCGAATTTTGATGGCGTTGCGATACGATCCGGTGACGCAGCAATTAGTGGTTGCGCGTAAGGGAATGGCGGCGATCGAGCATTATTTGATCGTGCGTTATTTTATGTATGCTCAGGTGTATAACCATCGTAAAAATGTGGCGGCAACTTGGGTATTGTTGAAGGTGTTTGAGCAGGCAAGATCTCAATTCAAACTTGGTAACTTGAATGCGGATCAGAACGTAAAAGCTTGGCTAAATCAAGAGTGTAATCAAATTGGGTTAGCGCAATATTTAGCTACAGATGATGGAACGTTTATCTATCATTTACAACAGTGGCAAACGCACGAGGATGCAATTTTGGCGGATTTGTCTCGACGTTTTCTTAACCGAGATTTGCTGAAGGCTTTGGATATTTCGCAGTTGGAGGAGAGCGATCGAGCGTTATTGCTAGAAAAGGCACAATATTGGACAGATCAGGCGGGATTTGATTCGTCAGTCTATTGCGGTTTAAGAATTGCTGTGAAGCGGGGATATACGCTGTACGATCGTGGAATTAATATTCAAACAACGGCTGGATTGCGAGAAATTGGAGAGCTTTCGGCACTGGTGCAAACGTTGACTCAGCCGATTCAAAACGTTTGGTTGATTTATCTGCGTGAGATTGATACAAAAGTCAAAAACTTTGTAGAGAAAACGAGCTTGTCACTTTGA
- the cls gene encoding cardiolipin synthase: protein MVDVGGSVRIFSIAAIVVHVLGVINAGHAVMTVRSSRGAVAWSISLLTFPWLAIPAYWVLGRNRFYGYAEALHAAYVEHNTLAQQVYQEALEYKTELPKEFASLQKLADTLTTIPFTTGNHFELLLNGMETFAAMLSAIGSAKDYILLQTYTLDDDEIGHEFCKALIQKASQGVRVYLLYDGIGTRGLARSYLRSLRQAGVKVRAFRSTKGRGNRWQINFRNHRKILIVDGAIGFVGGLNIADEYLGYKPPLSPWRDTHMRVQGTAVKCLQGSFLGDWFWATRSLPKVQWNIDPKPGFNQTALVFPTGPADHVPACTLFFLNVINQATQRLWIASPYLVPDESIATALKLAAIRGVDVRILLPNRPDHFMVYFCAFSYYNEMQTAGVKIYRYQPGFMHQKIILVDDAIAGVGTVNLDNRSFQLNFEVTVFVLNQEFVRSVEKMLQDDLELCRLVEPGDYQKRPLWFRLVARIARLFAPIL from the coding sequence ATGGTCGATGTCGGTGGTTCCGTTCGGATCTTTAGCATTGCCGCAATTGTTGTTCATGTTTTAGGAGTTATCAATGCGGGTCATGCCGTGATGACGGTGCGATCGTCGCGTGGGGCGGTGGCTTGGAGTATTTCACTCTTGACATTTCCGTGGTTAGCGATTCCAGCCTACTGGGTTTTGGGACGCAATCGATTCTATGGCTATGCGGAAGCGCTTCATGCCGCTTATGTCGAACACAACACGCTGGCTCAACAGGTTTATCAAGAGGCTTTAGAATACAAAACGGAATTACCCAAAGAATTCGCTTCGCTGCAAAAGTTAGCAGATACGTTAACAACGATTCCATTCACAACGGGAAATCATTTTGAATTGTTGCTGAATGGAATGGAAACCTTTGCAGCAATGCTATCTGCAATTGGATCAGCAAAAGATTATATATTGCTGCAAACCTATACGTTAGATGATGATGAGATTGGGCATGAATTCTGCAAAGCTCTAATTCAGAAAGCGTCTCAGGGTGTCCGAGTGTACTTGCTCTACGATGGAATTGGCACACGCGGACTGGCACGATCGTATCTCCGCTCTCTTCGTCAAGCAGGCGTGAAAGTTAGAGCCTTTAGAAGCACAAAAGGACGGGGAAATCGCTGGCAAATTAACTTTCGGAATCACCGCAAGATTCTGATTGTCGATGGCGCGATCGGCTTTGTGGGGGGATTGAATATTGCGGATGAATATCTCGGCTACAAACCGCCCTTAAGCCCGTGGCGCGACACGCACATGAGAGTGCAAGGAACTGCGGTGAAATGTCTACAGGGAAGTTTTTTAGGCGACTGGTTTTGGGCAACGCGAAGCCTTCCGAAAGTGCAATGGAACATTGATCCGAAACCAGGGTTTAACCAAACAGCGCTCGTATTTCCGACGGGACCTGCGGATCATGTTCCCGCTTGTACGTTGTTTTTCCTGAATGTGATCAATCAAGCAACACAACGGTTGTGGATTGCGAGTCCCTATCTTGTGCCGGATGAATCGATCGCAACTGCGCTCAAACTTGCTGCAATTCGTGGGGTCGATGTGCGGATTTTGCTTCCGAATCGTCCAGATCATTTCATGGTGTATTTCTGCGCGTTTTCGTATTACAACGAGATGCAAACCGCAGGCGTGAAGATTTACCGCTATCAGCCTGGATTTATGCACCAAAAAATCATTTTGGTGGATGATGCGATCGCCGGAGTTGGCACAGTCAATTTGGATAATCGATCGTTCCAACTGAATTTTGAAGTCACCGTGTTTGTGCTGAATCAGGAGTTTGTGCGATCGGTTGAGAAAATGCTGCAAGACGATTTAGAACTCTGTCGCTTAGTTGAACCTGGAGACTATCAGAAACGTCCATTGTGGTTTCGGTTAGTGGCGCGGATTGCGCGATTATTTGCCCCGATCTTGTAA
- a CDS encoding cytochrome b6, producing the protein MANVYDWFDERLEIGALAEDVTSKYVPPHVNIFYCLGGITLTCFLIQFATGFAMTFYYKPTVAEAFSSVQYIMNEVNFGWLIRSIHRWSASMMVLMMILHVFRVYLTGGFKKPRELTWVTGVVLAVITVSFGVTGYSLPWDQVGYWAVKIVSGVPEAIPVVGTLIADLLRGGASVGQSTLTRYYSAHTFVLPWLIAVFMLAHFLMIRKQGISGPL; encoded by the coding sequence ATGGCAAATGTGTATGACTGGTTCGATGAGCGCCTCGAAATTGGAGCGCTTGCCGAAGACGTAACCAGCAAGTACGTGCCTCCCCACGTCAACATCTTCTATTGCTTGGGCGGCATTACGCTGACTTGCTTTTTGATCCAGTTTGCGACTGGATTTGCAATGACTTTCTACTACAAGCCAACCGTTGCCGAAGCATTTTCTTCCGTTCAGTACATCATGAACGAAGTCAACTTTGGCTGGCTGATTCGCTCCATTCACCGCTGGTCTGCCAGCATGATGGTGTTGATGATGATTCTGCACGTGTTCCGCGTATACCTCACCGGTGGCTTCAAAAAGCCGCGTGAGTTGACCTGGGTAACGGGTGTCGTTCTTGCCGTCATTACCGTTTCTTTCGGTGTGACTGGCTACTCGCTGCCTTGGGATCAAGTGGGCTACTGGGCGGTGAAAATCGTGTCGGGTGTGCCTGAAGCGATTCCCGTTGTTGGAACCCTGATTGCAGATTTGCTGCGGGGTGGTGCAAGCGTCGGTCAATCGACCTTAACTCGCTACTACAGCGCTCACACTTTTGTCTTACCTTGGTTGATCGCCGTCTTTATGTTGGCGCACTTCCTGATGATCCGAAAGCAAGGAATTTCAGGTCCGTTGTAA
- a CDS encoding DUF1802 family protein, whose amino-acid sequence MQQALKEWSIAIKALEQGETILLLRKGGIREEKGRFEVPFRRVLLYPTYEHQDPALLKQPNLVDRVESGWHPETIEISSIADITDVLQVSDADVVRSLLPFHIWNDRFVEERLKWKPRSPLYLLLLRVFRLPQPQKIAYQEAYGGCRSWIEIEDVAVDQTIPVLSETEYQERVSKIRSIVERSISYSK is encoded by the coding sequence ATGCAGCAGGCACTCAAGGAATGGTCGATCGCAATTAAAGCTTTGGAGCAGGGAGAAACAATTTTGCTGCTTCGCAAAGGTGGGATTCGCGAGGAGAAGGGACGATTTGAGGTGCCATTTCGTCGAGTGTTACTATATCCAACCTACGAGCATCAAGACCCTGCCTTACTCAAGCAACCGAATTTAGTCGATCGAGTCGAATCCGGTTGGCATCCCGAAACGATTGAGATAAGTTCGATCGCTGATATTACTGATGTGCTTCAAGTGAGTGATGCGGATGTGGTGCGATCGTTGCTGCCGTTTCACATTTGGAACGATCGATTTGTCGAAGAGCGATTGAAGTGGAAGCCGCGATCGCCGTTGTATTTACTGTTGCTGCGAGTGTTTCGCTTGCCGCAACCGCAAAAGATTGCATATCAAGAAGCTTATGGTGGATGTCGATCGTGGATTGAAATTGAAGATGTTGCGGTTGATCAGACAATCCCGGTGCTGAGTGAAACGGAATATCAGGAGCGGGTGAGTAAGATTCGATCGATAGTGGAGCGATCAATATCTTACTCAAAGTGA
- the petD gene encoding cytochrome b6-f complex subunit IV, with product MATIKKPDLSDPQLRAKLAKGMGHNYYGEPAWPNDLLYIFPVVILGTIALCVGLAVLDPAMNGEPANPFATPLEILPEWYLYPVFNILRLVPNKLLGVVLMGSVPLGLIAVPFIENVNKFQNPFRRPVAMAVFLFGTFVTMWLGIGAIFPVSQGLTLGLF from the coding sequence ATGGCAACGATTAAAAAGCCGGATCTTAGCGATCCTCAATTGCGTGCAAAGTTGGCGAAAGGTATGGGTCACAATTACTACGGTGAACCTGCTTGGCCCAACGATTTGCTGTATATTTTCCCGGTCGTGATTTTGGGCACGATCGCGCTTTGCGTCGGTTTGGCAGTGCTTGACCCTGCTATGAACGGTGAGCCTGCAAATCCATTTGCAACGCCGCTCGAAATTCTACCTGAGTGGTATCTGTACCCCGTATTCAACATTCTGCGCCTGGTGCCGAACAAACTCTTGGGTGTCGTGTTGATGGGTTCTGTACCTCTAGGCTTGATCGCCGTTCCGTTTATCGAAAACGTGAACAAGTTCCAAAATCCCTTCCGTCGTCCGGTTGCGATGGCGGTATTTCTGTTTGGAACCTTCGTAACGATGTGGCTCGGAATTGGCGCAATCTTCCCGGTAAGCCAAGGTCTGACCCTCGGATTGTTCTAA
- a CDS encoding endonuclease/exonuclease/phosphatase family protein → MIKLESESGFAGSVPFKNLLPPYRFVRSDEAVIHHHHAETAPLNEKAVRVLNWNIAKNNDDRAWQTDFDWILDRYRPDLVFLQEFSLCAHSKNFKLAELSWSFAPNFIDQYHNIYAGVLTGSQSTSVTHRALVTEHFEPVSNTPKVSLVTEHPFAAGTLLTINSHLINFVDLEKFKAQLHEIESAIAHHSGAVIFSGDFNTWNRSRWQMLDKMTRRLGLIRAEFPATDAQKIKRFLLSPPLDHIFYRGLRQNYLAARVLDHIQSSDHKPMLVEFHL, encoded by the coding sequence ATGATCAAGTTAGAGTCCGAATCTGGCTTTGCAGGTAGCGTTCCATTCAAAAACTTGCTGCCGCCCTATCGGTTTGTTCGTTCTGATGAAGCCGTGATTCATCACCATCATGCGGAAACCGCTCCACTTAACGAAAAAGCAGTTCGGGTGCTGAATTGGAACATTGCTAAGAATAATGACGATCGCGCATGGCAAACCGATTTTGATTGGATTCTCGATCGCTACCGTCCCGATCTGGTTTTTCTGCAAGAATTCAGTTTGTGCGCTCACTCCAAAAATTTTAAGCTGGCAGAATTAAGCTGGAGTTTCGCACCGAACTTTATCGACCAGTATCACAACATTTATGCAGGGGTTTTAACTGGCTCCCAATCGACCAGTGTGACTCACCGAGCGTTAGTGACTGAGCATTTTGAACCTGTCTCAAATACCCCAAAGGTTTCTCTGGTTACAGAGCATCCGTTTGCTGCGGGAACCCTGCTGACGATTAACTCGCACCTAATTAATTTTGTCGATTTAGAAAAGTTCAAAGCACAACTGCACGAAATCGAAAGCGCGATCGCACATCATTCTGGAGCAGTCATCTTTTCGGGGGATTTTAATACTTGGAATCGATCCAGGTGGCAGATGCTTGATAAGATGACGCGCAGACTCGGTTTAATCAGAGCAGAGTTTCCAGCAACCGATGCTCAAAAAATCAAGCGATTTTTGCTGTCTCCACCGCTCGATCATATTTTCTATCGCGGATTGCGACAAAATTATTTAGCAGCGCGTGTTCTCGACCACATTCAATCGTCTGATCATAAACCGATGCTGGTTGAGTTTCATCTCTGA